TTAAATAAAAATCAAAGTCAAGGGCCTTATAGCTCCAATTTAGAGGCTCAAGGTGACGGCTGGTATAAGGTTTTTGGTGAAGTCAATCCAAAAAGTTATGTTAAACCTGTTCCTGGGGGTGGAATTTTATTAAAAGTATTAAACACTGTAGATTCCCAAGAGTATATGAGTATGAGGCAAACGATTAACACAATTCCAGGCAAAACCTATATCTTAAAGTTTCCTTTTAAACTTATTGAAAATAAGAATACTCATCCTAGGTATTCTTGGTTTTTAACTGATACAGCAAGTGGTACCACGACAGATAGAGAATGGAGAGTCTACACAAGTCCTCAAAACGTAACGACTACTTTCACTGCGGTCGGAACTAAAGTACATCTTAGCATTGCTTTTGAAGACGGTGTAAAAGATGCTATTGATGGTAGTGGATTTCAAATCTTTCAGGTTGATCATGTTTCTGTTACAGTACTAGATACTGAGGCACCAAAAATAACGGATGCAGCTATTACCATACCAAAAGATTACAAAAGTGGTGAATCATGGACCAATAAAAACACGACAATTCACTTTACAGCAACTGACGATCATGGTGTCGATCCAACATCGTACGAAGTTTCAACAGATAATGGTGAAACATGGAGTAAAGCCGGTTTAAGTAATGCCACCTCATCAGGCGTTGATTATACAGTTTCAACCCAAGGTACGACAAATATTCTAATTAGAGCAAAAGATGATTCTGGCAACCAAAGTAATCCAGTAACCGATCCTGGAGCTAAATTTACAGTCAAAATTGATAAAGAACTACCGATTACCAACTATGCTGACGGGCAATTATATAATAAAAATACAGCAACAAACATTACATTCAGTGATGCACTCAGTGGTATTGATACTGCTAAATTAAATGGGGCAACTATTTCTTCTGGAACAATAAACCCAGCAGATGGTGAACACACATTAGATATCACTGATAGAGCAGGTAATCAAACAATTCTACACTTTACAGTAGACAAAACTATTTTACCGCCAGTTGTAAATCCGATTACAGATATTAGTGCAAGTATAACGGGCACAACAGAGGCGAATAGTACTGTGAAAATAGCATTACCTGACCAATCATTTTTAACGACAAAAGCCGGAGCAGATGGTTCATATTCGGTATCCGTAACGCCGTGGACGTTGTATGCGGGGGATGTAGTGAGTGTAACTGCAACAGATGTCGCAGGTAATACTAGTACAAATACAAATGTAACGGTAACAGCAGAAACAAAAAATCCAGTCAATCCAACGAACCCAACAAGTCCAGTCGAACCAGTTAACCCGATTGATCCAGATAATCCTCATGAACCGGGAACAAAGAGTTCATTAAGTATTGACTATGTGTCAAATTTTCACTTTGGGGAACATGAAATTTCTGGTAGTAATGAAGTTTATACTGCTCAATTAGATCAAGTAAAACAAACTTCAGATGGCTCGGTCATTCAAGTACCAAATTTTATTCAAGTAACAGACCATCGTAGAACAAATACAGGGTGGAAATTATCTGTGCAACAAAGTGAGCAATTTAAAAGTGAAAATAATGAGTTAACTGGTGCCGTATTAAAATTAAATAATCCTATTTTAAACTCAACTACCGAAGAGCAGTATAAACCAGTAGCCACTACAGTAACATTGGTTCCAGGTGGAGGTGCACAGGATGTAGCCTTTGCAGATGAGGGTAAGGGACTCGGTACGTGGACAATCGCATATGGTCTGAATTCATCAAGTGTAACTCTTTTCGTGCCAGGAGCAGCTTATAAAGAAGTAGGAGCTAAATATAAGACGACTTTAACGTGGACATTAGCAGATACGCCACTCTAAAATCAGGAAATAATTAGTTGTAAAAGGGAAGGTGAATCCCCCATTGAGTAGATCAAAAAAATCGATGGAGGATTCAGTTTTTTCTAATTAAATTGTGTAAACTTGAAGGAAGTTTCGATCCTTATGCTGCTTGATTTCGATTCTTTTTAACATGAACAAGAGCTGGTGCAGAAGAAAGTAAAATGATTAATAGAACTGCACTAATAATAAAAGAAGGAACCATATACCATGCATTATATACTAATGAATAAAGAGAAACTGGTGTACCTTTTGGAGCGTATGAACCGTAGAATACAATCCCAGCTATAAAGTGACAGATAAATCGAGCTAATGAACCGATAAAAGTTCCTAAAATTATATAGGCTGCTGCACTTTTTTTATTGCCATATGCTAAACTATTTTTTATTTGTTTATATACAAGACCAGCCAATCCGAGACTTGTAAATGCTGCAATATAGTCTAAAAATACTTGGATTGGATGAACAAAGTATAGCTTTGTAACGATTTGTAGTGCTGCTAATAATAGTCCAGTAATTAATCCTTGTTTTAATCCCCAACGAAAAGCAATTAGAAAAACTGGAATCATTGATAATGATACAGAGCCACCTTGAGGTGCAGTAAACAATGGTAAGAAATCAAAAATGATTGCTAGTGCTGCACACATCGCTATTTCTGTCATTAATTGAATCTTTGATGTCTTCATATATCTTTTCCCCCTTTATCTAGTGGACAACTTATGTAGTGAAACACTTTGTAAGTAATGATGCTTTGAGCGAATAGTCGCAAACATTTAGTAATGTCTAGGTCCAGCGCTTGCCCTTTGTGGTGTCGGGGCAAAAGCGAGCCACTTCCACATTTCAAACTAGGGAGATTTAAGTAGGAATAAATAAAAAAAGCAATACTGGGTAGCATGATGATCCCGGTGTTGCTTTTTCATCGTGCCACATCCCTACGTTAGTACTAACTAACAGGTTCAGAGGGTAAGAATAGCTAATCTATTCACTCTCAGCCAAATGGCTCCCCTTGTGGTTTAAGCTTACATTTAGTTGTCTTTACTAAATATAGTCAAGGTCTTTTAAAAATACAATTAATTTATCTTAAAAATTAAAAAAATTTGGCCATTGTTAATGGAATCTTTGTAAGAATCGCGAAAAACATTAACTGAGTTAACTTTTTAGATAGACATTAAAATTATTTTTAAAAAATGAGTGTAATCATAGCTATTATGTAAAAAATAAGCATGATAACTTTTATCTTATTTATACTGGTCATAAATTATTCACAGTGGCTTGCTTTTCATTTTAAAATTTACCGTGTAGAATGAATACGAAAGAAACAGCTAAATTTTGGCAGAAAGTGTAAATAATTTGAAGGAGACATAAAGATGATTCAAGTATTATTTGTCTGTTTAGGTAACATTTGTCGATCGCCAATGGCTGAGGCTGTTTTTCGTCATTTAGTGACAGAAAAAGGGTTAGATAAACAATTTATGATAGACTCAGCTGGTACTGGAGATTGGCATTTAGGTCACCCTCCACATAAGGGAACACAAGGTTTATTGAGTGAAAAAGGTATTAATTGTGAAGGTATGAAAGCTCGAAAAGTGACAGATAATGACTTTAAATATTTTAGTTATATTGTTGCTATGGATGCACAGAATAAAGAGGATTTAATGAATTTAGCAAGAAATAATTGTATAGGAGAGATTTCACTACTTTCAGATTATGTTCCAGCATCAATGTGGAAGGAAGTGCCTGATCCATATTATACGGGTAATTTTAATGAAGTATATGACGTCATTACAGAAGGATGCTCTCATTTACTTCAGCATATTTTAAAGCAACACCAATTAACAGTTTAGAGGAGGATGTAGAATGTCAAAACGTAACAAAGCTTTACGCAATATTCTAGTCGGAGTCGCAATTGGTGCAGGGGTTACTCTACTTAACAAGGAAAATCGTGAGAAAATCTCACGTAAAGGAAGAAGCGTAACAAATAAATTAAATCAAATTAAAGAAGATCCAGAAATCGTAAAAGGTGCTGTTCGAAATCAGTTGAGAGTAGTACAAAGCTCAGTTGAGAAATTAGAAGGCAATGTACAGCTTGTAAAAGATAAATGGATCGAAATTAAAGATTCAACATTAAATAAGTTTGATAAAGGCTCTTCTAAAGTATCAGAAAAAGCAGTTGAAGCTGTAGAAGCGAAAATTGAAGATTCAATCGATTTAGAAGAAGGCAAATCGCAAATTTCAGCAACTTCACTAGAAGTAAATCATGAAAATGAAACTTCTGAAACTGACGAGCAGTTAGAAGCTACTCTTGAAGGTATTGAAGATTTAACTGATGAAAATGCAGATGAAGTACAAGAGAAAGTAGAATCAATTTTATTGGCAGGTAATACATCTAAAGAATAACAATTGAAGGTGTCAATTTGATTAAGAAAAAGAATTCTATTGTAGCATTTGTTTGGGATTTAGTGAAAAAGTGTATGGAAGACGAAATAGTATCTCGTTCAGCGGAGCTAGCATATTACTTAATGCTATCTCTTTTTCCATTTCTACTTGTTCTAACTCAAGTCGTAACCTATTTACCACTTTCTACTGAACAAATCTTGTCATTTTTAAGTCAATATGCTCCGCCAGATGCGATGGCTATTATACGAAGTAACTTGCAGTTAATAATCGGGCAATCACATGGTGGAGTTTTATCAGTAGGGTTAATTGCGACAATTTGGGCTGCGTCCAATGGGATTAATGCAATCATCCGTGCACTTAATGATGCGTATGATGTAGAAGATAAACGAAATTACTTTGTTACAAGAGGAGTTTCAATTCTTTTAACAATTATTATGATTTTTGTTATTGTCTTTGCATTATTAATACCAGTGTTCGGGAAAGTAATTGCTAAGTCTGTATTTCAATTTTTAGATATATCTCAGGATTTTTTGTATACTTGGAGCTTAATTCGCTGGACACTAAGCTTTGTGATTTTAATGATTGTATTTACTGTTCTATATTCCATTGGACCAAGTAAAGTAGTTCACATTAAAAAGGTATTCTTTGGTTCGCTATTTGCAACATTTGGATGGATTATTTCATCTTTTGGATTTGCTTTTTACGTTGATAATTTTGGTAATTATACAAGTCATTACGGTAGTTTAGGTGGAATTATCGTCTTGATGATTTGGTTTTTTATTTCGGCAATGGTTGTGATTATTGGTGGAGAGCTTAATGCATTAATAAAGCAAAGACAATATGGTAAGCACAAATCTAAACCAAAACTAATTGACCCAAATAATCCAAATCCAAAATAATTTCTACTATCATAATAATGGAGTTTTCTTCCATGAGTAGTCTTATTTTAGAGAGGTAAACTAAAAAAGACTTCAAAAAGGGAGGAACATTAAAAATGAGTAATAATAAGAAAAACCATAATGATAAATCGAATAAGAAACAAAAAAGTAGCTCTCACCCAAAGGGAAAAACTAGCGGTTCTGCAAACGGACATAATGATTATCATTAATTTTTAGACTGATTAGAATACTCGCTTTTCCTGCTAAAAAGGCTCATTACTAGTTCAGTTTAGAAGAAAAAAGCATCGTACAAATTTTGTACGATGCTTTTTTTTAATCTCTTAATAATCTTAATGAGTTAAGAATAACTAAAATTGTACTTCCTTCGTGACCGATTACTCCATAAGGTAAATCAATGATTTGTAAGAAATTCGAGCAGATTAGTAATGCAATTACGCCTAGTGAAAAGATAATATTTTGTTTTATGATCCTGTTCATGCGTTTAGATAAAGTGATTGCTTTTGATATTTTTGTTAAGTCGTTTTTCATCAAAACGACATCTGCAGTTTCTAGGGCAACTCCAGTTCCGCCACCCATTGCAATACCTACATTTGCAGTCGCTAGGGCAGGGGCATCGTTTATACCATCACCAACCATTGCTACTTGACCGTAGTGGTCTTTTAGCTTTTTAACAATCGAAACTTTTTCATCCGGTAAGCATGATGCAAAGTATTCATTGATTTCACTTTCGGCAGCAATTGCTTTCGCTGTTTGTTCAGAGTCACCTGTAATCATGACTGTTTGAACACCTAATTTATTTAAAGTCGATAAGGCTTGCTTTGATTCGTTACGAACTAAATCTTTTAATGAAAAAATCGCAACAACTTTATCTTGAGTACCTACATAAACAATTGTATTTCCTTCTTGTTCCCATTTTTGTTCAAAATGAATAAGAGGGTTTTGTTTCATCGTTACGAATTCTTTTTTACCAACTCTGTACTCAGAACCATTTAAAATCGCTGATACTCCGAAACCTGGGTGGTCATCAATTTGTTCAAATGACG
This genomic interval from Gottfriedia acidiceleris contains the following:
- a CDS encoding low molecular weight protein-tyrosine-phosphatase → MIQVLFVCLGNICRSPMAEAVFRHLVTEKGLDKQFMIDSAGTGDWHLGHPPHKGTQGLLSEKGINCEGMKARKVTDNDFKYFSYIVAMDAQNKEDLMNLARNNCIGEISLLSDYVPASMWKEVPDPYYTGNFNEVYDVITEGCSHLLQHILKQHQLTV
- a CDS encoding YihY/virulence factor BrkB family protein; the encoded protein is MIKKKNSIVAFVWDLVKKCMEDEIVSRSAELAYYLMLSLFPFLLVLTQVVTYLPLSTEQILSFLSQYAPPDAMAIIRSNLQLIIGQSHGGVLSVGLIATIWAASNGINAIIRALNDAYDVEDKRNYFVTRGVSILLTIIMIFVIVFALLIPVFGKVIAKSVFQFLDISQDFLYTWSLIRWTLSFVILMIVFTVLYSIGPSKVVHIKKVFFGSLFATFGWIISSFGFAFYVDNFGNYTSHYGSLGGIIVLMIWFFISAMVVIIGGELNALIKQRQYGKHKSKPKLIDPNNPNPK
- a CDS encoding WxL domain-containing protein, whose product is MVKKRKLLFKATVLASIFVFMTSGTQPRLLGLKGLLKPTITEAATFPNLIQNPTFNFESQTTTFPNWSFLAYLNKNQSQGPYSSNLEAQGDGWYKVFGEVNPKSYVKPVPGGGILLKVLNTVDSQEYMSMRQTINTIPGKTYILKFPFKLIENKNTHPRYSWFLTDTASGTTTDREWRVYTSPQNVTTTFTAVGTKVHLSIAFEDGVKDAIDGSGFQIFQVDHVSVTVLDTEAPKITDAAITIPKDYKSGESWTNKNTTIHFTATDDHGVDPTSYEVSTDNGETWSKAGLSNATSSGVDYTVSTQGTTNILIRAKDDSGNQSNPVTDPGAKFTVKIDKELPITNYADGQLYNKNTATNITFSDALSGIDTAKLNGATISSGTINPADGEHTLDITDRAGNQTILHFTVDKTILPPVVNPITDISASITGTTEANSTVKIALPDQSFLTTKAGADGSYSVSVTPWTLYAGDVVSVTATDVAGNTSTNTNVTVTAETKNPVNPTNPTSPVEPVNPIDPDNPHEPGTKSSLSIDYVSNFHFGEHEISGSNEVYTAQLDQVKQTSDGSVIQVPNFIQVTDHRRTNTGWKLSVQQSEQFKSENNELTGAVLKLNNPILNSTTEEQYKPVATTVTLVPGGGAQDVAFADEGKGLGTWTIAYGLNSSSVTLFVPGAAYKEVGAKYKTTLTWTLADTPL
- the thiT gene encoding energy-coupled thiamine transporter ThiT, which encodes MKTSKIQLMTEIAMCAALAIIFDFLPLFTAPQGGSVSLSMIPVFLIAFRWGLKQGLITGLLLAALQIVTKLYFVHPIQVFLDYIAAFTSLGLAGLVYKQIKNSLAYGNKKSAAAYIILGTFIGSLARFICHFIAGIVFYGSYAPKGTPVSLYSLVYNAWYMVPSFIISAVLLIILLSSAPALVHVKKNRNQAA